In Cyprinus carpio isolate SPL01 chromosome A14, ASM1834038v1, whole genome shotgun sequence, a single window of DNA contains:
- the LOC109095982 gene encoding beta-1,4-galactosyltransferase 7-like encodes MMFSSRRKPVLYFKDDRSFLSRKCTVWKLFGLCMLFVSGSLLWVQLTCSGDMSQTGYGHLPHQPCPVERQSSSADDPSWGPHKMALIVPFRERFEELLIFVPYIHTFLNKKKIRHKILIINQLDHFRFNRASLINVGFMESGNDTDYVAMHDVDLLPQNEDLDYGFPKEGPFHVASPELHPLYHYKTYVGGILLLTKKHYQLCNGMSNRFWGWGREDDEFFRRLKAADLTLFRPAGITTGTKTFRHIHDPAWRKRDQKRIAAQKQEQFKVDPEGGLTNVRYKVESRQEVTISGAPCTVINTFLECDVSLTPWCQSS; translated from the exons ATGATGTTCTCTTCACGGAGGAAACCTGTGCTGTATTTCAAAGATGACAGAAG ttttctTTCGAGGAAATGCACCGTCTGGAAGCTCTTCGGGCTCTGCATGCTGTTTGTCTCGGGGTCTCTTCTTTGGGTGCAGCTGACTTGTTCAGGAGACATGAGCCAGACAGGGTACGGTCACCTCCCTCACCAGCCCTGTCCCGTCGAGAGACAGTCCTCGTCTGCTGATGACCCTTCCTGGGGCCCTCACAAAATGGCCCTCATCGTGCCATTCAGAGAGCGCTTTGAAGAACTGCTTATATTTGTCCCTTACATTCACACTTTCctcaacaaaaagaaaatacggcataaaatattaattataaaccaACTGGATCACTTTCG GTTCAATCGTGCCTCTCTTATTAACGTTGGGTTTATGGAAAGCGGTAATGACACAGACTACGTTGCAATGCATGATGTGGACTTGTTGCCTCAAAACGAGGATCTGGACTATGGTTTCCCGAAGGAGGGACCCTTCCACGTGGCCTCGCCAGAGCTTCATCCCTTATATCATTATAAGACATATGTGGGAGGGATCCTGCTGCTCACCAAGAAACATTATCAGCTG TGCAACGGGATGTCAAACCGCTTCTGGGGATGGGGAAGAGAAGATGATGAGTTTTTCAGGAGACTAAAAGCAGCTGATCTTACG CTTTTTAGGCCAGCGGGTATAACTACAGGAACTAAAACATTTCGACACATCCATGATCCAGCCTGGAGGAAGAGAGATCAGAAGCGGATCGCTGCACAAAAGCAG GAGCAGTTTAAGGTGGACCCAGAGGGTGGCCTGACTAACGTCCGCTACAAGGTGGAGTCCAGACAGGAAGTGACCATCAGTGGAGCTCCATGTACTGTCATCAACACCTTTCTAGAGTGTGACGTCAGCCTGACCCCATGGTGCCAGTCCAGCTGA
- the LOC109095983 gene encoding homeobox protein EMX1-like, translated as MFQHNKKCFTIESLVGKDSNSSSAASDEPIRPTALRFTESIHPSPFGSCFQNSGRTLYSSSSPEMMFTDPATHSSNPGLSLRHLQIPTQPFFSPHQRDTLNFYPWVLRNRYLGHRFQGDDSSPENLLLHGPFSRKPKRIRTAFSPSQLLRLERAFEKNHYVVGAERKQLANGLCLTETQVSRQRLKVWFQNRRTKHKRQKLEEESPDSQQKRKGTQHVSRWRVATQQGSPEDIDVISED; from the exons ATGTTCCAGCACAATAAGAAGTGCTTCACCATTGAATCTCTCGTTGGTAAAGACTCCAATTCCTCAAGTGCTGCCTCAGACGAGCCCATCAGACCCACTGCTCTGAGGTTCACTGAATCCATCCATCCTTCTCCCTTTGGGAGCTGCTTCCAGAACTCAGGCAGGACACTGTACAGCAGCAGCAGCCCGGAGATGATGTTCACAGACCCGGCCACTCACTCCAGCAACCCCGGCCTGTCTCTGCGGCACCTCCAGATCCCCACACAGCCCTTCTTCAGTCCTCACCAGAGGGACACCTTGAACTTCTACCCGTGGGTGCTGAGGAACAGATATCTGGGACATCGATTCCAAG GTGACGACAGTAGCCCGGAAAATCTGCTGCTACACGGGCCTTTCTCTCGCAAGCCCAAGCGCATCCGCACGGCCTTCTCTCCCTCGCAGCTGCTCCGGCTGGAACGTGCCTTTGAGAAGAACCATTATGTGGTTGGAGCCGAGCGGAAGCAGTTAGCCAATGGGCTGTGCCTGACAGAGACACAGGTAAGCAGGCAGAGGC TGAAAGTCTGGTTTCAGAACAGAAGGACCAAACACAAGAGACAGAAGCTGGAGGAAGAGTCGCCGGACTCGCAGCAGAAGAGGAAAGGTACTCAGCATGTGAGCCGCTGGAGGGTGGCCACTCAGCAGGGCAGCCCTGAGGACATTGACGTCATTTCAGAAGACTGA